The proteins below come from a single Aerosakkonema funiforme FACHB-1375 genomic window:
- a CDS encoding HPP family protein: MRGYLPRGAIGSSYLPKLDRRKNRSRFRNRSSSAFGVGLPWQQILFSYMGGFFGIAALAYLSVATHYPLIMAPLGATSVLAFAVPDSPLAQPRNIIGGNCLAALVSLVCLHLLGTEPWVMAVAVGTAIGLMQLTGTVHPPAGAVALVAIMTHAEWEFLFTPVLAGSIVLVLCSVFFNNLVAGKTYPKQWF, from the coding sequence ATGAGAGGTTATTTACCCAGAGGAGCAATTGGCTCTAGTTACCTGCCAAAACTCGATCGCAGAAAAAATAGATCTCGGTTCAGAAATCGCAGTAGTTCAGCCTTTGGGGTAGGACTTCCTTGGCAACAGATTCTGTTTTCCTATATGGGCGGTTTTTTTGGTATTGCAGCATTGGCTTACTTATCTGTAGCCACTCATTACCCTTTAATTATGGCTCCTTTAGGTGCTACCAGCGTACTCGCTTTTGCAGTACCCGATAGTCCTTTAGCGCAACCGCGCAATATTATCGGCGGCAATTGTTTAGCTGCCTTAGTCAGCTTAGTTTGTTTGCATCTTTTGGGAACGGAACCTTGGGTAATGGCAGTTGCAGTAGGTACTGCGATTGGTTTGATGCAATTGACTGGAACTGTGCATCCGCCTGCGGGGGCTGTTGCTTTAGTTGCAATTATGACTCATGCGGAGTGGGAATTTCTGTTTACGCCTGTACTTGCGGGTTCGATCGTTTTGGTGCTTTGCAGTGTGTTTTTCAATAATCTTGTGGCAGGGAAAACTTATCCCAAACAATGGTTTTAA
- the fdhD gene encoding formate dehydrogenase accessory sulfurtransferase FdhD, giving the protein MGTTPSSKIKAKVWVVEKGKIRSHSDYLATEEPLEIRLVANGVRRTVAVTMRTPGNDFELATGFLYSEGVIHKREDIRRITHCVDRQIDIENRYNIVNVELAADELPNLTSLERHFYTTSACGVCGKASLEGLRSRNFSTITTKQKVTPEILYSLPEKLRASQGIFAATGGLHAAGLFNIEGELLTVREDVGRHNALDKLIGTALLGDYLPLQNNIVTVSGRSSFEILQKCLAAGVPIVCAVSAPSSLAVALAEEFGITLIGFLRGERFNVYAGVERILI; this is encoded by the coding sequence ATGGGGACAACTCCTAGCAGCAAAATCAAAGCCAAAGTCTGGGTAGTGGAAAAGGGCAAAATCCGTTCTCATTCAGATTATCTTGCCACAGAAGAACCGTTAGAAATTCGTTTGGTTGCTAATGGAGTTCGCCGGACTGTAGCTGTCACGATGCGAACCCCAGGTAATGATTTTGAATTAGCTACTGGTTTTCTCTACAGCGAGGGAGTTATTCACAAACGCGAAGATATTCGTCGCATTACTCATTGTGTCGATCGCCAAATAGATATCGAAAATCGCTATAATATTGTCAACGTGGAACTTGCCGCCGACGAATTGCCGAATTTGACAAGTTTAGAGCGACATTTTTATACGACAAGCGCCTGTGGAGTTTGCGGAAAAGCTAGTTTAGAAGGATTGCGATCGCGCAATTTCTCCACCATCACAACCAAACAAAAAGTAACACCAGAAATCCTTTACAGCCTCCCCGAAAAACTTCGCGCCTCCCAAGGAATCTTTGCCGCTACAGGTGGATTGCACGCCGCCGGATTATTCAACATCGAAGGCGAATTATTGACTGTGCGCGAAGATGTCGGGCGTCACAACGCACTCGACAAACTAATAGGAACGGCTTTACTCGGTGACTATCTGCCATTACAGAATAACATTGTCACGGTCAGCGGGCGATCGAGCTTTGAAATCTTGCAAAAATGCCTTGCCGCTGGAGTGCCAATTGTCTGTGCAGTTTCCGCACCCAGCAGCTTAGCCGTAGCGCTAGCAGAAGAATTCGGGATAACTTTAATCGGCTTTTTGCGCGGCGAACGCTTTAACGTCTATGCAGGAGTCGAACGCATCCTCATATAG
- a CDS encoding type II toxin-antitoxin system ParD family antitoxin, whose protein sequence is MNISLTTQQEKFIQSQLQTGNYSSADEVIGEALRLLEEHHRQLGEKQIEELRHKIASGTEQIAKGQLTDGEVVFARLREKINQISESQA, encoded by the coding sequence ATGAATATATCGCTCACTACACAACAGGAAAAGTTTATTCAATCGCAACTTCAGACAGGGAATTACTCGTCTGCCGATGAGGTGATAGGTGAAGCACTACGACTGTTAGAAGAACATCATCGCCAATTGGGTGAAAAGCAGATTGAAGAACTCCGTCATAAAATCGCTAGCGGAACTGAACAAATCGCTAAGGGACAACTAACCGATGGTGAAGTTGTTTTTGCTAGACTGCGGGAGAAAATTAACCAAATATCTGAGTCTCAGGCATGA
- a CDS encoding leucine-rich repeat domain-containing protein, protein MSAQNENNTSNFHTFADWCLHFNDLSKESKHTVEVLLAKAGTSDGNKAEEILSNCTELDLDGNQIIDISPLSCFTNLTVLNLHYNQISDITPLSSLTNLKELYIGDNQISDISPLLSLTNLNLLNLRNNQISDVSLLSCFSNITKLYLDNNRISDINFISSLTNLIELTLANNQIGDIRPLSSLTNLTDLDFYSNQISDISPLKFLTNLQYLEMGNNLIAENNVLLSLRERWRNLYLKPIDKQKATAAVKSVYAVFGLGEPNLIFCQSPYQAVVLLIERYLREKDLILREQLSEAIALPISRKLKIFLELQSVFLPGENIKREITQNLPYELVDKCDYITPEDLVELIGFTEYCISALNLVLEQKSQKVLQCVKDIFEHCGWIFPLEKVCIVCDRPIQFSLDAEDRLHAEGSPAIAFADGFRLYSYHGVTLPEKYGQLHPHQWQAKWLLSEKNAEIRRVLIQGIGYARICQELQLEELDFYREYTLLKIDNDVDIEPIFLLKMTCPSTGFIHALRVPPEMRSAREAIRWVNWGIDPEQFSVET, encoded by the coding sequence ATGTCGGCACAAAACGAAAACAATACTTCAAACTTTCATACATTTGCTGACTGGTGCTTGCACTTTAATGACCTGTCAAAAGAGTCAAAGCATACAGTTGAAGTGCTATTGGCAAAAGCTGGAACATCTGATGGCAATAAAGCAGAAGAAATACTTTCTAACTGCACCGAACTGGATCTCGATGGCAATCAAATCATCGATATCAGTCCGCTTTCATGTTTCACCAATTTAACTGTACTCAATCTTCACTACAATCAAATCAGCGATATTACTCCCCTTTCCTCTCTCACCAATCTCAAAGAACTCTATATCGGCGACAATCAAATCAGCGACATCAGTCCGCTTTTATCTCTCACCAATCTAAATTTACTGAATCTTCGCAATAATCAAATCAGCGATGTAAGTTTGCTTTCATGTTTCAGCAATATAACTAAATTGTATCTTGACAACAACCGCATCAGTGATATTAATTTTATCTCATCCCTCACCAATCTAATTGAACTGACTTTAGCGAATAATCAAATCGGCGATATCCGTCCGCTCTCATCTCTCACCAATCTAACTGATTTGGATTTTTACAGCAATCAAATCAGCGATATAAGTCCGCTTAAATTTCTCACAAATTTGCAATATTTGGAGATGGGCAATAATTTAATTGCAGAAAATAATGTGTTGCTTTCGCTTCGGGAGCGTTGGCGCAATCTTTATCTTAAACCTATAGATAAACAAAAAGCAACAGCAGCGGTAAAATCTGTTTATGCAGTGTTTGGTTTAGGAGAACCAAATCTAATTTTTTGCCAGAGTCCTTACCAGGCTGTGGTTTTGTTAATAGAGCGCTATCTACGGGAAAAAGATCTAATACTAAGAGAGCAGCTATCTGAAGCGATCGCCTTACCTATAAGCCGGAAATTAAAGATATTTTTAGAGTTACAAAGCGTATTTTTACCAGGAGAAAATATCAAGCGAGAAATCACTCAAAATTTGCCCTATGAATTAGTAGATAAATGCGATTACATTACTCCGGAAGACTTAGTTGAACTGATCGGCTTTACGGAATACTGTATTTCTGCCTTAAATTTAGTGTTAGAACAGAAATCTCAAAAAGTGTTGCAGTGTGTAAAGGATATTTTCGAGCATTGCGGCTGGATTTTTCCGTTAGAGAAAGTTTGTATTGTGTGCGATCGCCCTATCCAATTTTCCCTCGATGCAGAAGATCGCCTCCATGCAGAAGGATCTCCTGCGATCGCATTTGCTGACGGATTCCGTTTGTACTCCTATCACGGCGTCACATTACCGGAAAAATACGGCCAACTGCACCCGCATCAGTGGCAAGCAAAATGGCTTTTGTCAGAGAAAAATGCAGAAATTAGACGAGTTTTAATTCAAGGAATTGGGTATGCCCGGATTTGCCAAGAATTACAACTTGAAGAATTGGATTTTTACCGAGAATATACGCTATTAAAAATAGATAATGATGTTGATATTGAGCCGATTTTTTTATTAAAAATGACTTGTCCCAGCACCGGATTCATACACGCCTTGCGCGTACCGCCAGAAATGCGATCGGCCCGCGAGGCAATTCGCTGGGTAAATTGGGGAATCGATCCAGAGCAATTTTCAGTAGAAACTTGA
- a CDS encoding DUF29 domain-containing protein produces MDTKAIASSPTTDNLYETDFYAWTQEQAKMLQAGVWDGLDIVNLVEEIESLGKQVRQELRNRLGILLGHLLKWQFQPHKRSKSWFFTLREQRREIHYLLNENPSLKPYLPEALKKAYQAGIDLAARETSLSDKDFPAECLYSIEQVLDATFFPGEPLESGQSWVVEN; encoded by the coding sequence ATGGATACAAAAGCGATCGCATCTTCACCAACAACCGATAATCTCTATGAAACCGATTTCTATGCTTGGACGCAAGAACAAGCGAAAATGCTGCAAGCAGGAGTATGGGATGGTTTAGATATCGTCAATTTAGTTGAGGAAATAGAATCTTTGGGTAAGCAAGTTCGTCAGGAATTAAGAAATCGTTTGGGAATTCTACTGGGTCATTTGCTCAAATGGCAATTTCAGCCACACAAACGCTCTAAAAGCTGGTTTTTCACATTGCGCGAACAACGCCGCGAAATTCACTACCTATTAAATGAAAATCCCAGCTTGAAACCTTATCTTCCGGAAGCTTTGAAAAAAGCTTACCAAGCTGGAATCGACTTGGCTGCACGCGAGACATCCCTCTCAGACAAAGATTTTCCGGCTGAGTGTCTTTACTCTATAGAACAAGTTCTGGACGCGACTTTTTTCCCCGGAGAACCTTTAGAATCCGGTCAAAGTTGGGTAGTTGAAAATTGA